A genomic region of Desulfuromonas sp. TF contains the following coding sequences:
- the jag gene encoding RNA-binding cell elongation regulator Jag/EloR translates to MVGDILEIELSGSTVEETMDQALQRLGCSRAEVETTIVQTPSSGLFGLFGVRPARIRVRLSDRAFSARVITENLLRLSGFDCTVVVQTGSEGVDLKIRGNDSRLIIGRHGQTLDALQSLVTLLTDRQISDRTPIVLDVDDYRVRRASFLRRLARRLASQVRRTGRPASVQSLPPEERRILHLAFKEENDVETRSVGKGHERKIIVSLKRG, encoded by the coding sequence ATGGTTGGAGACATTCTTGAAATAGAACTCAGCGGGTCCACCGTCGAAGAGACCATGGACCAAGCTCTACAGCGTCTTGGCTGCAGTCGCGCTGAGGTGGAAACTACAATTGTTCAGACCCCCTCTTCCGGATTATTCGGTCTTTTCGGCGTCCGTCCTGCTCGGATCAGGGTACGCCTTTCAGATCGGGCTTTCAGCGCCCGCGTCATCACCGAAAATCTGCTCAGGCTGAGCGGGTTCGATTGCACCGTCGTTGTTCAAACAGGCAGTGAGGGGGTAGATTTGAAGATCAGGGGGAACGACTCCCGATTGATCATCGGCCGCCATGGACAGACCCTCGACGCTCTTCAATCATTGGTGACTCTCCTTACGGACCGACAGATATCGGATCGCACCCCCATTGTACTCGATGTTGACGACTACCGGGTCCGCCGCGCCTCCTTCCTCCGGCGCCTTGCCCGCCGCCTGGCTTCGCAGGTTCGGCGTACCGGAAGGCCTGCCTCTGTCCAATCTCTACCGCCGGAGGAACGACGCATTCTTCACCTTGCTTTCAAGGAGGAAAACGATGTCGAGACCCGTTCTGTGGGAAAGGGTCATGAAAGGAAAATCATCGTTTCCTTGAAAAGGGGTTGA
- the mnmE gene encoding tRNA uridine-5-carboxymethylaminomethyl(34) synthesis GTPase MnmE yields the protein MFHHDTIIAPATSSGEGGIGIIRISGPSAEEALSRFFNPSKGNNSLASHHLYHGRIHCYEGTLVDEVMAVVMRGPRSYTREDVVEVHCHGGPVVMRRILDLFLEWGLRLARPGEFTLRAFLNGRIDLARAEAVIDVIRSRSEAACHVALQQLEGRLSSTIARFRDGIAELLAEIETHVDFSDDDIEHTDQGFLQTRARELLASMDHLLATFDTGRTLREGLSVLILGRPNAGKSSLLNALLGESRAIVTEVAGTTRDTIEESMTLGSLPLRLIDTAGIRHTEDLVEIEGVRRARHKVASSDLVLLVVDGSIPLNHEDFLALDACGDARVLLVINKRDLPQIPVTPPFSDMPSAAISTHTGEGMDELRSAIERVFYGVRGGDTRESVMLSDRRHREALLRARQAIDRFHAGSIKELSPEFLALELREALQALGEITGETTPDEILDRIFSRFCIGK from the coding sequence GTGTTTCATCATGATACCATCATTGCCCCGGCCACCTCATCCGGTGAGGGCGGCATTGGCATTATCCGCATTTCCGGACCTTCTGCTGAAGAAGCACTCTCCCGCTTTTTTAACCCTTCCAAGGGGAACAATTCTCTGGCTTCCCATCATCTTTATCACGGCAGGATTCACTGTTACGAAGGGACGCTCGTCGACGAAGTCATGGCTGTTGTCATGAGAGGCCCCCGGTCCTATACACGGGAAGATGTCGTCGAAGTGCACTGCCATGGCGGACCCGTGGTGATGCGCCGTATACTCGATCTTTTTCTCGAATGGGGTCTCCGTCTGGCGCGTCCCGGCGAGTTTACCCTCCGCGCCTTTCTAAACGGCCGGATCGATCTTGCCCGCGCCGAAGCCGTCATCGATGTAATTCGATCCAGGTCGGAAGCGGCCTGTCACGTGGCGCTCCAACAACTGGAGGGGCGCCTTTCCTCGACCATCGCCCGCTTCCGGGATGGAATTGCCGAACTTCTTGCTGAAATCGAAACCCATGTCGACTTCTCCGACGACGATATTGAGCATACCGATCAGGGTTTCCTTCAAACTCGCGCCCGGGAACTGCTCGCAAGCATGGATCATCTGCTCGCCACTTTCGATACCGGACGCACGTTGCGAGAAGGTCTCTCTGTCCTGATTCTGGGTCGACCCAACGCGGGCAAGAGTTCACTTTTGAATGCCCTGCTGGGCGAATCGAGGGCCATCGTCACCGAGGTCGCAGGTACCACCCGTGACACCATCGAGGAGAGTATGACCCTTGGCTCGCTTCCGCTTCGTTTGATCGATACCGCCGGCATTCGCCATACCGAAGATCTTGTCGAAATCGAAGGGGTTCGGCGTGCCCGACACAAAGTCGCTTCCAGCGATCTGGTGCTGCTGGTTGTCGATGGCAGTATTCCTCTGAATCATGAAGATTTTCTCGCCCTCGACGCCTGCGGGGATGCGCGGGTTCTGCTGGTTATCAACAAGAGAGACCTTCCTCAAATACCCGTAACGCCTCCTTTCTCCGATATGCCGTCGGCTGCTATATCCACTCACACGGGAGAAGGAATGGATGAACTGCGTTCCGCGATCGAACGCGTTTTTTATGGTGTCCGAGGTGGAGATACCCGAGAATCGGTGATGCTCTCCGACCGACGCCACAGGGAAGCTCTTTTGCGCGCCCGCCAAGCGATCGATCGTTTTCACGCTGGATCCATCAAAGAACTGTCCCCTGAGTTTCTGGCCCTTGAACTCAGGGAAGCGCTGCAGGCCCTGGGGGAAATCACCGGCGAAACGACCCCCGACGAAATCCTCGACCGCATTTTTTCCCGGTTTTGCATCGGCAAATGA
- the mnmG gene encoding tRNA uridine-5-carboxymethylaminomethyl(34) synthesis enzyme MnmG — MSTYGKKYEVIVVGAGHAGCEAALASARMGCRTLLLNLSLDAIAQMSCNPAIGGLAKGHLVREIDALGGEMGRNIDATGIQFRTLNIKKGPAVRASRAQADRQLYAARMKKVVEDQSLLDLKQGSVIRLLISGSRVAGVETREGILFEADTVVLTTGTFMRGLIHVGLRNYPGGRAGEPPSEGLSDHLRSLGLQVGRLKTGTPARLDRRSIDFSRLEPQFGDAIPSPFSFETERIDRPQLPCHITFTNSRTHEIIRGGLDRSPLYSGVIEGVGPRYCPSIEDKVVRFPEKDQHQIFLEPEGLTSAEVYPNGVSTSLPPDIQLAFLRTIAGLEKVEIMRPGYAIEYDFVDPIQLQLSLETKEVGNLYHAGQINGTSGYEEAAAQGLVAGMNAALRVRGREPLIIGRDQGYVGVLIDDLVNLGTKEPYRMFTSRAEYRLLLREDNADQRLTELGYRAGLVTEERWERYVAKLHQISRGRERLRAVRVAPSDRDAADRLGLGELKNGVSLEELLRRPEISIEDLLFLDDTLTALGMKVREQLEIGTKYEGYIQRQVDQVERFRRTETMAISPDFDYDGISGLSAEVREKLKRVRPLTLGQASRIPGVTPAAIAILAVLLRRGQVEPV, encoded by the coding sequence ATGTCTACCTACGGTAAAAAATATGAGGTCATCGTGGTTGGCGCAGGGCATGCGGGCTGTGAAGCCGCCCTGGCCTCTGCGCGTATGGGTTGCCGGACCCTGCTCTTGAATCTCAGCCTCGACGCCATAGCACAGATGTCGTGCAACCCGGCCATCGGGGGTTTGGCCAAGGGACATCTGGTCAGGGAAATCGATGCCCTCGGCGGAGAGATGGGGAGGAATATCGACGCCACAGGCATTCAATTTCGCACCCTCAATATCAAAAAAGGTCCGGCGGTTCGGGCCTCCCGTGCTCAGGCGGACCGGCAGCTTTATGCCGCTCGGATGAAAAAGGTGGTGGAGGATCAATCCCTCCTTGATCTCAAACAGGGATCCGTTATCAGGCTGCTCATTTCGGGGAGCCGTGTCGCTGGAGTGGAAACACGCGAAGGAATCCTTTTCGAGGCGGATACCGTGGTGTTGACTACCGGTACCTTTATGCGCGGACTGATTCATGTCGGTCTGCGCAATTATCCGGGAGGGCGCGCCGGTGAACCCCCTTCTGAAGGTTTGTCCGATCATCTGCGATCCCTGGGCCTTCAAGTGGGGCGGCTCAAGACAGGAACACCGGCTCGGCTGGATCGACGATCAATCGATTTCTCCCGTCTCGAACCCCAGTTCGGCGATGCCATTCCCAGCCCCTTCTCTTTCGAAACGGAACGGATCGACCGTCCCCAACTCCCCTGTCATATCACCTTCACCAACTCTCGGACTCATGAGATTATTCGCGGCGGTCTGGACCGCTCCCCCCTCTACAGCGGAGTGATCGAGGGTGTGGGACCACGATACTGTCCGTCGATCGAAGATAAGGTCGTGCGTTTTCCGGAGAAGGACCAGCATCAGATATTTCTCGAACCTGAAGGGCTGACGAGTGCCGAGGTTTATCCCAACGGGGTTTCCACCTCCCTTCCCCCCGATATTCAACTGGCCTTCCTTCGCACCATTGCAGGGCTGGAAAAGGTCGAAATCATGAGGCCGGGGTACGCCATTGAATACGATTTTGTCGACCCGATTCAGCTGCAGCTTTCTCTGGAGACGAAGGAGGTGGGAAATCTTTATCATGCCGGTCAGATAAACGGGACATCGGGGTATGAAGAGGCCGCAGCCCAGGGCCTTGTCGCGGGGATGAATGCCGCCCTGCGCGTCCGAGGGAGAGAGCCTCTGATCATCGGGCGGGATCAGGGCTACGTCGGGGTGCTGATCGATGATCTGGTTAATCTGGGGACGAAGGAGCCATACCGCATGTTCACCTCCCGAGCCGAGTACCGGCTGCTGCTGAGAGAGGACAATGCAGATCAGCGACTTACCGAGTTGGGGTACAGGGCCGGACTGGTCACTGAGGAACGTTGGGAGCGCTACGTCGCTAAGCTGCATCAGATATCCCGGGGAAGAGAACGGCTGCGGGCGGTGCGGGTGGCCCCTTCCGATCGCGACGCAGCCGATCGCCTCGGGCTGGGAGAACTCAAGAATGGCGTTTCTCTGGAAGAGCTTCTGCGGAGACCGGAAATCAGTATCGAGGATCTGCTGTTTCTCGATGATACCCTGACGGCCCTCGGAATGAAAGTCCGCGAACAGCTGGAGATCGGCACCAAATACGAGGGATATATCCAGAGACAGGTCGACCAGGTCGAACGCTTCCGGCGGACCGAAACGATGGCGATCTCTCCCGATTTCGATTATGACGGGATATCAGGCCTTTCGGCCGAAGTCAGGGAAAAGCTGAAGAGGGTGCGGCCGCTGACGCTGGGACAGGCCTCCAGGATCCCCGGAGTGACCCCGGCGGCCATCGCCATTCTGGCCGTGCTGTTGCGCAGGGGACAAGTTGAACCCGTCTGA
- the rsmG gene encoding 16S rRNA (guanine(527)-N(7))-methyltransferase RsmG, which produces MNPSELLVRQLAQMNIHLSRGVIDTLISFMDELLRWNRRINLTAITDPREAVEKHLVDSLTLLTLLTGDERVLDLGSGGGFPCIPLKIVLPRLRILSVDAVQKKIVFQRHAARLLGFDHFEAFHGRAEDLPQIPTYAAGFDVVLSRAFTSLPSFAALAKPCLASGGRIVAMKGAEGERELAQAQLQIEALSLQCREMSRLRLPDSGAERILMVFMEK; this is translated from the coding sequence TTGAACCCGTCTGAACTCCTTGTCCGCCAACTCGCGCAGATGAACATTCATCTTTCCCGGGGGGTCATCGATACTCTGATCTCCTTCATGGATGAGTTGCTGCGCTGGAACCGCCGCATCAACCTGACGGCGATTACCGATCCACGGGAGGCGGTAGAGAAGCACCTTGTCGATTCATTGACCCTCCTGACCCTGCTCACGGGGGATGAGCGGGTGCTGGACCTTGGCTCGGGCGGGGGGTTCCCCTGCATTCCTCTGAAAATCGTTCTGCCCCGATTACGCATCTTATCGGTGGACGCCGTCCAGAAAAAAATCGTCTTCCAGCGCCATGCCGCCCGTCTTCTTGGTTTCGACCATTTCGAGGCATTCCATGGGCGGGCCGAGGATCTGCCGCAAATCCCCACTTATGCCGCCGGCTTCGACGTGGTCCTTTCCAGGGCCTTCACGTCACTGCCATCCTTCGCTGCTCTGGCGAAGCCTTGTCTGGCTTCCGGGGGGCGGATCGTGGCTATGAAAGGAGCCGAAGGGGAGCGGGAGTTGGCTCAGGCGCAATTGCAGATAGAAGCCTTGAGCCTGCAGTGTCGGGAGATGAGCCGCCTGCGCCTGCCCGACTCCGGAGCGGAACGAATCCTGATGGTCTTCATGGAAAAGTGA
- a CDS encoding ParA family protein, translating into MAQTIAIANQKGGVGKTTTAVNLSASLAAAEKRTLLVDMDPQANACSGVGIDKRALELTIYNALLGEATARDILVKTELARLDVLPSNTDLIGAEIELISAFAREGKLAGILREVQDDYDYVVIDCPPSLGLLTVNALTAADSVLIPLQCEFYAMEGLSQLTQTIRLIQRELNPRLTLRGILLTMFDGRNNLSHQVSEEIRRHFADQVFEAVIPRNVRLSEAPSHGLPVLLYDIASRGATSYLELAREIIQTGI; encoded by the coding sequence ATGGCTCAGACCATCGCCATCGCCAACCAGAAGGGAGGCGTGGGGAAAACGACCACTGCGGTGAATCTATCCGCCTCGCTGGCGGCTGCCGAAAAGCGCACTCTCCTGGTCGATATGGATCCTCAGGCCAATGCATGCAGCGGCGTCGGCATCGACAAACGGGCGCTGGAGTTGACCATCTACAATGCTCTTCTGGGGGAGGCGACGGCCAGGGATATTCTGGTCAAAACCGAATTGGCGCGTCTCGATGTTCTCCCCTCCAATACCGATCTCATCGGTGCGGAAATCGAACTGATTTCGGCCTTCGCCCGCGAGGGAAAGCTCGCGGGCATTCTCAGGGAAGTCCAGGACGATTACGATTACGTCGTGATAGACTGTCCTCCCTCCCTGGGGCTTTTGACCGTAAATGCCCTTACCGCCGCTGATTCTGTGCTGATCCCCCTGCAGTGCGAATTTTACGCCATGGAGGGGCTCAGTCAGCTCACACAGACTATTCGTCTCATCCAGCGTGAACTCAATCCCCGTCTCACCCTTCGCGGAATTCTCCTGACCATGTTCGACGGACGGAACAATCTCTCACACCAAGTCAGCGAAGAGATCCGCCGCCATTTTGCGGATCAGGTGTTCGAGGCGGTGATACCCCGAAATGTCCGCCTCTCGGAAGCGCCCAGTCATGGCCTGCCTGTACTCCTCTATGATATTGCCTCGCGCGGGGCCACTTCCTACCTTGAACTGGCCAGAGAGATCATCCAAACAGGAATTTGA
- a CDS encoding ParB/RepB/Spo0J family partition protein yields MAKRPSLGKGIGALLNSAAQEGGRKYFLCPIEELRPHSKQPRKAFNDEKLAELAASIKEKGIIQPLVVRQVNDHYQIIAGERRWRAAQKAGLREVPVVIQDVSEDWALEMALIENIQREDLNPIEEAEAYRNLIEGFDLSQEDVARRVGKNRTTVTNALRLLRLPEKVREDVIEKTLSMGHARALLSLEEEEDILEAREEVVKRGLSVRETEALAKKIKTFGRTVKPKKNDKEEKDPQTVFLAEELKRALGTQVRIFPKGKGGKVEISYFSPEDLDRLMEVLGICGNG; encoded by the coding sequence ATGGCAAAAAGACCTTCACTCGGCAAGGGTATCGGCGCCCTGCTGAACTCTGCTGCCCAGGAGGGAGGCCGCAAATATTTCCTCTGTCCCATCGAGGAACTGCGCCCCCACAGTAAGCAGCCCCGTAAAGCCTTCAACGACGAAAAACTTGCGGAGCTGGCAGCTTCGATCAAGGAAAAGGGGATTATTCAGCCCCTGGTCGTGCGCCAGGTCAACGACCATTACCAGATCATTGCCGGCGAGCGGCGCTGGCGGGCGGCCCAGAAAGCCGGACTTCGGGAGGTCCCGGTCGTCATCCAGGATGTCTCGGAGGACTGGGCACTGGAAATGGCGCTGATCGAAAACATCCAGCGCGAAGACCTCAACCCTATCGAGGAGGCGGAAGCCTACCGCAACCTCATCGAGGGTTTCGACCTGTCCCAGGAGGATGTGGCCCGGAGGGTCGGGAAAAACCGGACAACGGTAACCAATGCGCTGCGCCTGCTCCGACTTCCCGAAAAGGTGCGCGAGGACGTGATCGAAAAGACGCTCTCCATGGGCCATGCCCGAGCCCTGCTTTCTCTGGAAGAGGAGGAGGATATCCTCGAGGCGCGGGAAGAGGTCGTCAAAAGGGGGTTGTCGGTCAGGGAAACGGAGGCTCTGGCCAAGAAAATCAAAACATTCGGCCGGACGGTAAAACCGAAAAAAAACGACAAGGAAGAAAAGGACCCCCAGACTGTCTTTCTCGCGGAAGAACTGAAACGCGCCCTGGGGACACAGGTCCGGATCTTTCCCAAGGGCAAAGGCGGGAAGGTGGAGATATCGTATTTCTCGCCTGAAGATCTGGACCGGCTGATGGAAGTTCTGGGGATTTGCGGCAACGGCTGA